Below is a window of Hydrogenimonas sp. SS33 DNA.
GGGCAGCCGGTGCTGGTGGGGACCGCCTCCATCGAAAAGTCCGAGGCGCTGCATGAACTGCTGAAGAAAGAGAAGATTCCCCACAACGTCCTCAACGCCAAGAATCACGCCCACGAAGCGGAGATCATCAAGGATGCGGGGCGCAAGGGGGCCGTCACCATCGCCACCAATATGGCGGGACGGGGAGTCGACATCAAGATCGACGACGAAGTGCGCGCGCTGGGCGGCCTCTACATCATCGGGACCGAGCGGCACGAAAGCCGCCGCATCGACAACCAGCTGCGGGGACGCTCCGGACGCCAGGGCGACCCGGGCGAAAGCCGCTTCTACCTGAGTCTCGAAGACCATCTGCTTCGCATTTTCGGCAGCGACAAGATCAAGAGCATCATGGACCGCATGGGGGTCGAAGAGGGCGAATATATCGAGTCCAAAATGGTCACCCGAGCCGTCGAAAAGGCCCAGAAGAAGGTGGAGAACCTCCACTTCGAGTCGCGGAAGCACCTGCTGGAGTACGACGATGTTGCCAACGAGCAGCGGAAACTGGTCTACCGGTTCCGCCACGAGCTGCTCAACCCCGAATTCAACATCGGCGAAAAGATCGACGCGATCCGGGAGGAGTACCTCGACCACCTGCTGACGGAGTGCGGCATCTTCGAAGGGGCGCCGACGGAAGATTACGACCTGGAGAAACTGCGGCTCAAACTCCTCGAAGAGCTGGGCGAAGCTTTCGAGCCTTCCGAACTGGAAAGGAAGGAGTACACCGAACTGAAAGCCTACCTGCTGGATGCCCTCAAAGCGCGGTACGAAGCCAAAATGGGGGCGATCGACCCGCAGCAGCGCAACGAGATCGAGCGGATCATCTACCTCCAGGTACTTGACAACGCCTGGCGCGACCATCTCTACCAGATGGACATTCTCAAAACCGGCATCGGCCTGCGGGGCTACAACCAGAAAGACCCGCTGGTCGAGTACAAAAAAGAGAGTTACAACCTCTTCACCGAACTGGTGGAGTCCATCAAGTTCGAAGCGCTCAAGACCCTCTATCTCATCCGTTTCAAGAGCGAAGAGGAGCTGGCCGAAGAGCAGGCGGCCATCGAACGGATGCGCCAGCAGATGGAAGCGGAGATGCAGAATTTCTCCACCAACAAGGAGGAGGAGCTTGCCCCCCTCACCACCGGCAAGAAACCCGCACGCAACGAACCCTGCCCCTGCGGAAGCGGCAAGAAGTACAAGCACTGCTGCGGCAGAAGCGGCCCGAAAAAAGGGGCGCTGGCAGGGAACGGGTAAACGGTGAACAGGAAACGGTGAACGGATGAGAGACTCCCCCATTCACACTCCACAGTGCACAATTCACTGTTCACTGTTTACCGTTCACTGTTTACCGTTCACCATTCACTCAAACCGAAAGGTTTGTCATTGAATAGACGCTTCGTCAACACGATGGTGCGGCGCTACCTGCGCTTCGACAGGGAGCACCCCTTCATCTTCCTCTCCGCCATTCTCGCTTTTCTGGGTATCGCGGTAGGGGTGACGGTGCTCATCATCGCTATGGCCATCATGAACGGAATGGAGAAGGAGTTCGAGAAGCGGCTTTTCGTGATGAACTATCCCCTCACCATCTACCCCAAAGTACGCCATGCCATCCGCGACTCCCTGGTGGAGGAGCTGGAAGACAAATTCCCCGACCTCAAATTCAGCCCCTACATGCAGACCCAGGTGTTGGTGCGCCAAAACGGCAAGCTCAGGGGCGGCATGATGTTCGGCATCGATCCCGAGCGGGAGAAACGGGTCAACGAAGTCTTTGCCAAAGCCTATGTCAAACCCTTCGGCAGGTACGGAGTCATCATCGGCAGACCGCTGGCGGAGAGCCTGAACATCGGCATCGGTGACAAGGTGATGTTCATCTTTTCCAAGCTGCAGCCCGCCGGCCTTTCGCTGATCCCCCTCTCCAAACGCTTCACCGTCGACGGTCTTTTCCGCTCTGGCCTCAACGCCTACGACGAAAGCTACTACTACACCTCCTTCCATACGTTCGAAAAGATCCTCAAACGCCGGCCCGGCCGGTACGACGGCATCCATGTCGATTCGAAGCACCCGATGCGCGACATCGAGGCCCTGCGCAGGGAACTGCCGGACAATGTGGGGATCATCGGCTGGTGGCAGCAAAACGGCAACTTCTTCGCCGCCATGCAGATGGAGAAGCACGCCCTCTTCATCGTTTTGATGCTCATCATCCTCATCGCATCCCTCAATATCGTCAGTTCGCTGCTGATGACAGTGATGAACCGCCGCAGCGAAGTGGCGCTGCTCCTTTCGCTGGGCGCTTCGCGAAAGGAGATCCGGCAGATATTCTTCCGCCTGGGGCTCGTCATCGGCATCGGCGGCGTCCTGGTGGGCGCTTTTCTGGGTCTCGGCGGTATGGAGCTTCTGAAACACTTCGACATCGTCACCCTGCCCGAAGATGTCTACGGCACCAGCCGCCTCCCCGTCAACCTCGCCCCTACCGATTTCGTTAGCATCATTATCGGCGCCCTGGTCATCACGCTTCTTTCCTCCGCCTACCCCGCCAAAAAAGCCTCCCAGATCGACCCGCTCAAAGTGTTGAGGAATGAATAGTTTGAGAATGTAGTGGGTAGAAAATTTTCCCTGTTGGTTGGTGAGTTTGACTTTGACGACGTTTGTCGTTAGTCGTTAGTCGTTGGAACGGGGCTTCGCCCCTCTTTGATTTCTGTTTTTGGGCATTGGGCATTGGGCATTGGGCATTGGGCATTGGGCATTGGGCATTGGGCATTGGGCATTGGGCATTGGGCATTGGGGCGCGTTGAGAATGATTCTCGGTTTAAAATTTCGTCAAGTTGACGACAACCCTTGACAACCCATTCAAAATCAGCTCCGCTGATACTACCCACTACCCACTACCCACTACCCACTACCCACTACCCACTACCCACTACCCACTACCTGTCCAGTTTCACCACGTTGTTGATGAAAGAGAGGCAGGGTTCCATACTGACTTCGAAGAGAGAAGTTGGTAGGCTGAGACATCTCGAATCAAGGCAAAAGAGAGATGAAACAGCACTACCATCGCAATGCGAGGACCAACTCGCATGTGCGCCAAAGTATACAGAAATCCGGAGCGAGCAATCAAGCGTTGGCTCGACGCTTCGGTATCAGTGTCCAGACCGTCAGTAAGTGGCGTCATCGCCAGGAGACGGAAGATCGCAGTAGCCGGCCCCATACGATTCATTATGCGTTGAGTGATTTGGAGCGGGAGCTTGTGCGCCTTGTGCGGACCAGTACCTGGATGCCGCTGGACGATCTGGTAGAGGCCCTGCAGAGTGTCATGCCCCATGCCAGCCGTTCCACGGTTTCTCGGACCCTGAGAGCCTTGAAGATCAGCCAGGTTCCCCAGGAAGAACGTGCCAAAGCAAAAAAGTTCAAAGAGTATGTTCCGGGCTTCGTGCATATGGATGTGACCTATCTTCCCAAGATCGATGGCGTCAAATACTATCTCTTCGTAGCCATCGACCGGGCGACACGGTTGCTCTATTACAAAGTCTATCGAAGCAAAAGTGCCGCCAGCGCCCTCGATTTTCTCAAAGAGTGTGAACGCTTCTTTCCATTTACCATCACCCATATTCTGACCGATAACGGGATGGAGTTTACGGATCGCTTCAGCCAGGGACGCAAGGACCCCACCGGCAATCATCGTTTCGACAAGCTCTGCAGGGCATTCAACATCGACCATCGCCTCACGAAACCCTTTTGCCCGCAAACCAACGGGATGGTCGAACGGGCCAACGGGCTCATTAAGGAGCGAACCATCAAAATACAGAACTATGAGAATCTGCAGCAGATGATTGCCGATTTGGACAAGTTCCTGCTCTATTATCTCTTCAGCAGACGCCATGGAGGTCTCAGAAAAGAACTGAAAGTCAAAACACCCTTTGAAGCACTACACTATTGGTATAATCTGGAACCTGAACTATTCAGAAAATCCCCTGAGATGTTCGAAGCCGACACATTGCTCTGGCTTGAACAACGTGGTGGAACTTGACAACTACCCACTACCCACTACCCACTACCACTACTCCCTATAACATCCCCTTAAACTCTTCCCGGTTATAATCGTTAAAGGTTGGGATTCAAGATACAAGGAGCAGAGATGCAATCGGTTTTGATGGGGGTGGCGGGGGTGTTCGTCCTGCTGGGAGTGGCGTGGCTCTTTTCGAGCAACCGCAAAGCGATCAACCCGCGGACGATCATCGGTGCGTTGGTGCTTCAGGCGATGGTGCCGGCGTTTGTCATCTACACCGATTCGGGGGCGGCGACGCTGCAGGCCATCTCCAACGGGGTTCAGGCGGTCATCGACAGCGCCCAGACCGGTATCGGCTTTGTCTTTGGCCCTCTGACCGACGTCAAGAAGGTGGGCTTCATCTTCGCCGTCAAGGTGCTTCCGGTCATCATCTTTTTTGCCGCGCTGATGTCGGTGCTCTACTACCTGAAGATCATGCAGGTGGTCATCAAGGTGATGGGAGGGGGGTTGCAGAAACTGCTCAAAACCTCCCCGGTCGAGTCCCTTTCCGCCGCCGCCAACATCTTCGTCGGTCAGACCGAGGCGCCCCTGGTGGTCAAGCCCTACCTGCCGACGATGACGAAGTCGGAGCTTTTCGCCATCATGTCGGGTGGGCTCGCCTCCGTGGCGGGCGCGGTGCTGGCGGGCTACGCCTCTATGGGCATTCCTCTGAACTATCTTATCACCGCTTCTTTCATGGCGGCTCCCGGCGGCCTGCTGATGGCCAAGATGCTGGAACCCGAAACCGAAGCCCCCAAAAGTGACATGGAAGAGAAGATCGTGGAGGATCAGGAGAAGGAGGCGGAAGCGGTCAATGTCATCGACGCCGCTGCCATCGGGGCTTCCGACGGCCTCAAACTGGCGGCCAACGTGGGTGCCATGCTCATCGCCTTCGTGGCGCTGATCGCCCTGCTGAACATGATGGTGGGCGGTATCGGTGGCCTCTTCGGCGTGGAGGGGCTGACGATACAGCAGATTCTGGGGTACCTCTTCTCGCCCGTGGCTTTCGTTCTGGGGGTGCCGTGGGAGCATGCCACCGATGTTGGGTCGCTGCTGGGCATCAAACTCATCGTCAACGAATTCGTCGCCTATATCGACCTGGTGAAGATGAAAGAGACGCTGGACCTGCACGCCTTCGCCATCGCCACGGTGGCGCTCTGCGGTTTCGCCAACCTCTCCTCCCTTGCCATCCTGCTGGGAGGGCTGGGGGTCATCGCCCCCAACCGGCGGGGTGACATCGCCCGCATGGGGATGAAGGCGATTCTGGCGGGAACCCTCTCCAACTTCATGAGTGCCACGCTGGTAGGCATTTTTGTCGCCATTAAAATGATGTGAGGAACACGATGATGAAAGATCTGCAAACTGCGGCGAAGACCGCCATCGGCCTGATGGACCTGACGTCGCTGAACGACGACGATACGCGGGAGAAGATCGTTCAACTCTGCCGCGACGCCCACACCCCCGCCGGCGACACGGCGGCGGTCTGCATCTACCCCCGGTTCGTTCCCGTCGCCAGAAAGAGCCTCAAGGCCCAGGGAACGCCGAACATCAAGGTGGCGACGGTCACCAACTTTCCCCATGGCGACGACGATATCGAGATCGCCGTGGCGGAGACCCGGGCGGCCATCGCCTACGGCGCGGAGGAGGTAGATGTGGTCTTCCCCTACCGGGCCTTCATGGCAGGCAACGAGCGGGTCGGCTTCGACCTGGTCAAAGCGTGCCGCATCGAGTGCGGCGACACGGTGAAGCTGAAGGTGATCCTGGAGACGGGGGAGCTGAAGAGAGCGGAGCTGATCGAACGGGCCTCCCGCATCGCCATCGACGCGGGGGCGCACTTCATCAAGACCTCCACCGGAAAGGTGCCGGTCAACGCCACCCTGGAGGCGGCGGAGGTGATGCTGAGGACCATCAAGGAAGCCAATCCCGGGGTCGGCTTCAAAGCCGCCGGCGGGGTGCGCGACGCCGAAACCGCCAAAGCCTACCTCGATCTCGCCGCGCAGATCTTGGGGGAGGGGTGGATCTGTAAAGAGCATTTCCGCTTCGGCGCCTCGGGGCTTTTGAAAAACCTGCTGGTGACCCTGGGAGTCGAAACAGGCGGCAAGCAAGGTGAAGAGGAGGGGTACTGATGAGACGGACGGTCATTCTGCTGCTGGACTCTTTCGGCATCGGCGGCGCCGAAGACGCCTGCCAATTCAAAGATGTCACCAAAGAGGGGCGCCCTTTCAACGACGACGGGGCCAACACCCTGGGCAACATCGCCGCTTTCTGTGCCGCGGGGCTGGCGGAGGAGGGGCGTACGGGCCCCCTGCAACTGCCCAACCTGAACCGCCTCGGGCTGGGGTTCGCCGCCAAGGAGAGCTGCGGCGGCTGCTACCCCGAAGGGCTCGACGAAAACGTGGTCCCCGAGGGGGCCTACGGCTACGCCTCGGAAGTTTCCACGGGCAAGGACACATCCAGTGGCCACTGGGAGATGATGGGGGCGCCCGTCACCTTCAAATGGGGCTACTTCCGCAAGAAGAGCGGCTCCTTCCCCCCGGAGCTGATCGAGGTGTTTGTCAGGGAGGCGAAGATACCGGGGATTCTGGGCAACTGCCAGGCGTCCGGGACGGAGATCATCAAAAAGCACGGCATGGAGCACATCAAAACCGGCAAGCCAATCGTCTACACCTCTGCCGACAGCGTCTTTCAGATCGCCGCCCATGAAGAGCACTTCGGGCTGGAGCGCCTCTACGAAATCTGCGAGATCGCCAGGAAACTGGTGGACCGCTACAATGTGGCCCGGGTCATCGCACGCCCCTTCGTCGGGGAGTCTCCCGAGACCTTCCAACGCACCGGAAACCGCCACGACTACTCCGTCAAACCGCCGGCGAAGACCCTGCTGGACGAGATGAAAGAGTCGGGGAACGAAGTGGTGAGCGTGGGCAAGATCAAGGATATCTTCGCCGGTTGCGGCATCACCCGCGCCTATCGGGCCAACGGGGTGGAGGAGCTTTTCGACACGACCCTGGCGGCGGTGAAGGAGCTTGACCGTGAGGGCCTCGTCTTCACCAACTTCGTCAATTTCGACGCCGATTACGGCCACAGGCGCAACATTTCGGGGTACGCCCGGGAGCTGGAGTATTTCGACCGGCGCCTGCCGGAGATGATGGCGCAACTGGGCGAGGAGGACCTGCTGGTGGTCACCGCCGACCACGGCTGCGACCCGACATGGTGGGGGACCGACCATACCCGCGAACACATTCCGGTCCTCTTCTATGGCAAGAGGGTGCGCCCCGTCAACCTGGGACACCGCTACACCTTCGCCGACATCGGCCAGACCATCGCCGAACACCACGGCTTGAAGCCGCTGCTTGTCGGAAAAAGCTTCTATCATCTGATGTTACGCAAACCATGAGCAAAGCCTATGTTTTGGCGGGGACATAAATGTCCCCTGCACCCCCCTAAAGCTTCGAAATCGAAGATTTCGAGATGACGTTACGCTGTTGCGTAACGTCAGTTATCATGAAATATGGAAAAAGGATTGACCATGCCCACACCTCACATCAACGCCCAGCCGGGCGACTTCGCCGAAACGGTCCTGCTGCCGGGAGACCCGCTTAGGGCCAAGTTCATCGCCGAAACCTTCATGGAAGATGCCAAACTTGTAACCGACGTGCGCAATATGTTCGGCTTCACCGGCACTCACAGGGGCAAACGGGTCTCCGTTATGGGGAGCGGAATGGGCATCCCTTCCGCTTCCATCTACGCCACCGAACTCATCACCGAATATGGCGTGAAAAACATCATCCGCGTCGGCACCTGCGGCGCCGTGAGCCGGGAGATCGAAGTGCTCGACGTCATCATCGCAATGGGGGCCAGCACCGACTCCAACGTCAACCGCATGCGTTTCAACGGCCACGACTTCGCCGCCATCTGCGACTACGGTCTGTTGCGCAGGGCGGTCGATACGGCCGAAGCCAAAGGCATCGATGTCAAGGTGGGCAACATCTACTCCGCCGACCTCTTCTATACGCCCCAGCCCGAGATGTTCGACCTGATGGAAAAGCTCAACATCCTTGGCATCGACATGGAGGCGGCGGGCCTCTACGGCGTGGCGGCGGAGTTCGGCGCGAAGGCGCTGACCATCCTCACCGTCAGCGACCATATCCGCACCGGTGTCAAAACCACCTCCCAGGAGCGACAGACCAAGTTCAACGCCATGATGGAGATCGCCCTCGATACGGCGGTATTGGAAGGGGAGTGAGATGCAGGGCTGGAAGAGGGTATTGCTTTCCAGCGTTGCCTGTTCGACCCTGCTGGCGGGGCAGACAGTGGTGGCCTCCGAAGATGCGGAGGCCCAGGCGGAGATCGCCGCCAAAAAGAGCGAGGCAGAGCAGGCGGTTTCGCTGATAACCAGGTCGCAGGAGGCGGAAAAAGCCTGGTACAAACCCGACTTCACCTGGAGTGACGTCAATATCAACTATCTCGACTGGAGCAGCGGGACCGAACGGCGGGGTGCAGGCAATTACGACGACTTCCCATACATCGAACTGGAGGGGGGCGCCGGCTGGCCGTGGGGCGATTTCTACTTCTTCACCGACCTGGAGAATCCCGGCAAAGGGTTCGACGCCGACGAAGCGCCCAGGGACAGCCGGTTAGTCATCAAACCGATACTGGATCTCAACATCCCCGAAGCGGAAGGGTGGATGAAAAGTGTGCAGCTGCACATTCAAGACTACTACCTCTACGGAAAGACCTTCCGGGTCAACAATCTGGTGGTGGGTCTGGCCTACAAATATGTCAGCGACAACTTTTCCATGCGCCCTTTCGTGGGCATCCACTACATGAACGACACCTTCCACAGCTCGCTTTGGAACGGGTACATGGGAGGCTGGGTCTTCAACTACGACTTCAAATTTTTCGACCAGAAATTCTCCCTCTCCAATTGGCACGAATTCGAGTGGGACCGGGACGAGTCGACCTACCTCAATCCCGACGGGACCCGCCAACCGTTCGGGGACCGCTCCTCCTGGGGTGTCCAGGGGGCGCTGGCGGCCTGGTGGCACTTCACCAAACATGTCACCGGCGGTATCCAGTACCGCTACGCCTTGCACAAACTGGGCTCCTACGAATACCTGACGGGGATGATATATACGATGAAATACAACTTTTGAACCGACGGCGTAATGTCTTCTCGAAATCTTCGATTTCGAAGCTTTAGGGGGGTGCAGGGGACACTTGTGTCCCCGCCAAAGCTTGGGCTTTGCTCAAGCTTTGCATAACAAAAAATGAAAGGAGAGCCATGCTGCTGCCCCAGGAGATCATCCGCAGGAAAAGAGATGGAGAGGAGCTGAGCCGCGAAGAGATCGACTTCTTCGTCAAAGGTATTACGGAAGGGTATGTGAGTGAAGGGCAGATCGCCGCTTTCGCCATGGCGGTCTACTTCAGGGGGATGACGATGGATGAACGCATCGCCCTGACCGAGGCGATGCGTGACAGCGGCGACGTGCTGGAGTGGAAGAGCCTGGGGCTGGACGGCCCGGTGGTGGACAAACACTCCACCGGCGGGGTCGGCGACGTGGTCTCCCTGATGCTGGGGCCCATGGTGGCGGCCTGCGGCGGGTACGTGCCGATGATTTCGGGACGCGGGCTGGGCCACACCGGTGGTACCCTGGACAAATTCGACGCCATCCCCGGCTACAACACCGCCCCCGACAATGCGCTTTTCAGAAAGGTGGTCAAAGAGGTGGGTGTCGCCATCATTGGCCAGACGGGCAACCTGGCGCCGGCGGACAAGCGCTTCTACGCCATTCGCGACGTGACGGCGACGGTGGAGTCGATTCCGCTCATTACCGCCTCCATCCTCTCCAAAAAGCTGGCGGCGGGACTGGATGCACTGGCGATGGATGTCAAAGCGGGCAGCGGCGCCTTCATGCCCACCTTCGAAGGGTCGGTGGAGCTGGCCGAAAGCATCGTGGAGGTGGCCAACGGCGCGGGGTGCAAAACCACGGCGCTCATCACCAGCATGGACCAGGTGCTCGCAAGCAGTGCCGGCAATGCGGTGGAGGTGCGCGAAGCGGTCCGCTACCTGAAAGGGGATTTCCGCAACCCACGGCTCCATGAGGTGACGATGGCGCTCTGCGCCGAAATGCTGATGCTGGGCAATCTGGCAAGCACGGAAACGGAGGCACGCGGGAAGCTCCAGGAGGCCCTCGACAGCGGGGAGGCAGCGGAGCGGTTCGCCAGGATGGTGGCGGCTCTGGGCGGCCCCGCCGACTTCATGGCGCGTTACGACGACTACCTGGAGAAGGCGCCGATCGTGCGGCCCATCTACCCCGAGAAAGAGGGCGTCGTGGAGGCGATGGATACCCGCGCCGTTGGCCTGGCGGTGGTGGCCCTGGGGGGCGGTCGTACCAAGCCGACCGATGCCATCGACTATGCGGTGGGCTTCACCGATTTCGCCGCGCTGGGCGACAGGGTGGGCGGCAAAAAGCCGCTGGCGGTGGCCCATGTCCGCTCCGAAGCGCAGTTTGCCGAGGCGCAGAAGCGGATACGTGAAGCGGTCACGGTCGGCGACCGGATGCCCGAGCCCAAACCGATGGTGCTCAAAAAAATCGTGCCGAAGGAGCGGTGATGCAGATCGACTGGGTCGAGTGGCTGGGCTATTTCGCGTCGGTCGTCGTCTTGATCTCCCTGACGATGGCCTCCATCGTCAAGCTGCGCTGGATCAACATGGCAGGTGCCCTGCTTTTCACGATCTACGGGCTTTTGATCCACTCCATTCCCGTAGCCTTTCTCAACTTCGGCATCGTGCTCATCAACATCTACTACCTCTACAAATACTACACGCTGAATGAGGAGTTCGCCGTCGTCGAAGCGCACATGGACTCCGAACTCTTCAACTATTTCCTGCAGCGGCACCGTAAAGAGATCGAACAGATCGTCTCCATTGAGCTGCTGAAACAGTCCCAGAAAGCCCTCTACCTGATGCGCGACAGCAATATCGCGGGAATCATGGTCGGTGACCGCATCGGGGACATTCTCGACATCAAGATCGACTATGTGATTCCGATGTATAGGGACTTCAAGATAGGCGAATACTTCTTCATCCGCCATCCCGAGCTTTTCAGGGAGCGGGGTATCCGGAAAATTTTCGCCCACGCCAAAAGCGAAGCCTATGCCGACTATCTCAAAAAGATGGGTTTTGTGAAAGTCGAGGGGAGCCAAAACACCTACGAGAAGGTTTTATGAACCATTTCGAGAGGCTGGAGCGGCTTTTGGATCGGGCCTACGCCCCTTATTCGCGCTTTCGTGTCGCGGCGGTGGCGGTGGATAGCGAGGGCAACCTCTACGAAGGGGTCAATGTGGAGTCGGCCGCCTACCCGACGACTATGTGCGCCGAACGCAACGCCATCTTCCACGCCGTCGCCGCCGGCATGGCCCACGGAACGGTCAGGGAGGTGCACATATTGGCAAGAGACGGGGAGGGGGCATTCGTACCGGCCTACCCCTGCGGTGCCTGCCGACAGATCATCGCCGAACAATCCTCCAAAGATGCGGAGGTCTTCGTCTACTTTTCGAAAGAGAGGGTGGAACGCTACACCATCGCCGAACTGCTGCCCCACGCTTTCACGTTGTAATACACCCTCTCAGTCGAAGAGGTGGAAGGGGAAAGTGATGGTCCGCTTCAGGATGTTGATGGGGGCGGTGACGATATCTTTGGCGGCGGAGGTTTTCACTTTCGGTTTCTCCAGGGTTCCCGAGACCGAAAGCCCCACGGAGATGGTCCCGTCCTTGCCGAAGAGGATGTAGCCGGCAACCGGTACGTTGTGCATCGTTTTGCTGATACTCTCCATGAACTGGATGCGCATTTTCATGTCGATGCCGTGGGTATCGAAGTTGATGTGCCCTTTGCCGTAGATGTTGGCGCTGGCCCCCTCGATGGCGATCTTTTCGAAATCGAAGAGGGGCGCTTTGTAGCGGTAGCGGATGAACCCCTTTTTGATCTTGAAGCCGTCTTTGTTGAACCCGGGATTCTGCATCGTCAGCAGGGAGGGGATCGCGTTGAGGGTGGCGATGAGGTTGTTGTAGACGGCACTCTTCGCCCACAGGGCGTCATAGATGGTGACGGTACCGTTGAAATCGTCGATCTTTCCGACGGCGTCGAAATTGTAGTAGCCGCCATAGAGGTCTTTGAGGGCGGGGATGCCGTGCACGACCCTGTCCGGAAGTTTGCGCCCGACGATTTTGATGCCGTCGCCCACGACAATGGCGTGGATCGTTCCATTGCCGCTGCGGCTTTCGAAGAGGGCGGAGAAGTGCTTTGCGAGAGTGATCTTGCCCTCCAGGCTGTCGCAGGGGAGATAGGCGCGTTGCCCCAGAAGCCGGCTCTTTTTCCCGTAGATATGGATGAAACGGGTTTTGGCTTTTTTGGTTCTTTTCTTACTTTCGTCCTGGGCGAAGATTGATGTGAGCATCTTTTTTAGGCGAAAGAGCTGAATGTCCAGGTCGTGGTAGGTGACGGTGGTCGTCTCTTTCTGCTGTTCGATGCGGAGCCGGTCGCCGAGGGTGAGCGTGCGCTTATCGGGGGTCAGGGATGCCTGTAAAGAGAAGCGCTCCCACGGTTTTCCCTGCCGGAATAGAATATTGTTTCTGTAAACCAGCTGCGCGTCGGTTTTTACGAGGCCCGGCGTACGTGTCAATATCAGGGAACCCGATTCGATGCCCTTCAGCGGCCCCTTCAGGTAGGGTTTGAGGCGGGCGAGATCCTCCATTTCGAGGCGGATGCCGTTTCGGGGGAGAAACGCAAGGTCCGTTTTGAGCGACGGGATCGAAAAGCGGACCAATTTTTCAAAATCCATCACGACATGCAGCGATTCGTTTTTTATTGAGAGGAGGGGGGCTTTGACCGGGCCGTAACTTAGGCGGCGGATGGTGGGCCGGAATTCCCCACGATGCTTTTTGAAATCGATTTTCCCCTTGAGATTCGCCTCCAGGTAGGGCGGCAGGACGACACCTCCCTGCGCGATGGTGATGGTCTGGTCCTCGGCGGTGACATGGAGGTTTTCGACCGGTACGGGGATCTCGTCGAGAAAAAGAAGCGTCCCCTTTTTAATGCGGTAGTCGCCCCGGTACTTCACCAAAGAGCCGTCGGCGATGCGCAGGGTGATGTCGGAACGGCTTTTCGCCGTTCCGGCGGTCTGGACGAAGGGCAGCGGGATGTTAAAGGCCTGCAGGACCTTCCGTACCGACCGGTCGAAGGGGGCGTTCGCCACGATGTGGATGTCGATCTGGCACTGCCCCCGCCTGGGAATCAGGTTTCTGATGCGTACGAAGCTGCCGTCGAGCCTCTTGCGTTCGTAGACCGGTTTGTGAAGATGGAAGGCGAGGGTGTCGTTTTTCAGCG
It encodes the following:
- the deoC gene encoding deoxyribose-phosphate aldolase, yielding MKDLQTAAKTAIGLMDLTSLNDDDTREKIVQLCRDAHTPAGDTAAVCIYPRFVPVARKSLKAQGTPNIKVATVTNFPHGDDDIEIAVAETRAAIAYGAEEVDVVFPYRAFMAGNERVGFDLVKACRIECGDTVKLKVILETGELKRAELIERASRIAIDAGAHFIKTSTGKVPVNATLEAAEVMLRTIKEANPGVGFKAAGGVRDAETAKAYLDLAAQILGEGWICKEHFRFGASGLLKNLLVTLGVETGGKQGEEEGY
- a CDS encoding IS481 family transposase, which codes for MKQHYHRNARTNSHVRQSIQKSGASNQALARRFGISVQTVSKWRHRQETEDRSSRPHTIHYALSDLERELVRLVRTSTWMPLDDLVEALQSVMPHASRSTVSRTLRALKISQVPQEERAKAKKFKEYVPGFVHMDVTYLPKIDGVKYYLFVAIDRATRLLYYKVYRSKSAASALDFLKECERFFPFTITHILTDNGMEFTDRFSQGRKDPTGNHRFDKLCRAFNIDHRLTKPFCPQTNGMVERANGLIKERTIKIQNYENLQQMIADLDKFLLYYLFSRRHGGLRKELKVKTPFEALHYWYNLEPELFRKSPEMFEADTLLWLEQRGGT
- the deoD gene encoding purine-nucleoside phosphorylase is translated as MPTPHINAQPGDFAETVLLPGDPLRAKFIAETFMEDAKLVTDVRNMFGFTGTHRGKRVSVMGSGMGIPSASIYATELITEYGVKNIIRVGTCGAVSREIEVLDVIIAMGASTDSNVNRMRFNGHDFAAICDYGLLRRAVDTAEAKGIDVKVGNIYSADLFYTPQPEMFDLMEKLNILGIDMEAAGLYGVAAEFGAKALTILTVSDHIRTGVKTTSQERQTKFNAMMEIALDTAVLEGE
- a CDS encoding phosphopentomutase, which gives rise to MMRRTVILLLDSFGIGGAEDACQFKDVTKEGRPFNDDGANTLGNIAAFCAAGLAEEGRTGPLQLPNLNRLGLGFAAKESCGGCYPEGLDENVVPEGAYGYASEVSTGKDTSSGHWEMMGAPVTFKWGYFRKKSGSFPPELIEVFVREAKIPGILGNCQASGTEIIKKHGMEHIKTGKPIVYTSADSVFQIAAHEEHFGLERLYEICEIARKLVDRYNVARVIARPFVGESPETFQRTGNRHDYSVKPPAKTLLDEMKESGNEVVSVGKIKDIFAGCGITRAYRANGVEELFDTTLAAVKELDREGLVFTNFVNFDADYGHRRNISGYARELEYFDRRLPEMMAQLGEEDLLVVTADHGCDPTWWGTDHTREHIPVLFYGKRVRPVNLGHRYTFADIGQTIAEHHGLKPLLVGKSFYHLMLRKP
- a CDS encoding NupC/NupG family nucleoside CNT transporter: MQSVLMGVAGVFVLLGVAWLFSSNRKAINPRTIIGALVLQAMVPAFVIYTDSGAATLQAISNGVQAVIDSAQTGIGFVFGPLTDVKKVGFIFAVKVLPVIIFFAALMSVLYYLKIMQVVIKVMGGGLQKLLKTSPVESLSAAANIFVGQTEAPLVVKPYLPTMTKSELFAIMSGGLASVAGAVLAGYASMGIPLNYLITASFMAAPGGLLMAKMLEPETEAPKSDMEEKIVEDQEKEAEAVNVIDAAAIGASDGLKLAANVGAMLIAFVALIALLNMMVGGIGGLFGVEGLTIQQILGYLFSPVAFVLGVPWEHATDVGSLLGIKLIVNEFVAYIDLVKMKETLDLHAFAIATVALCGFANLSSLAILLGGLGVIAPNRRGDIARMGMKAILAGTLSNFMSATLVGIFVAIKMM
- a CDS encoding ABC transporter permease, whose product is MNRRFVNTMVRRYLRFDREHPFIFLSAILAFLGIAVGVTVLIIAMAIMNGMEKEFEKRLFVMNYPLTIYPKVRHAIRDSLVEELEDKFPDLKFSPYMQTQVLVRQNGKLRGGMMFGIDPEREKRVNEVFAKAYVKPFGRYGVIIGRPLAESLNIGIGDKVMFIFSKLQPAGLSLIPLSKRFTVDGLFRSGLNAYDESYYYTSFHTFEKILKRRPGRYDGIHVDSKHPMRDIEALRRELPDNVGIIGWWQQNGNFFAAMQMEKHALFIVLMLIILIASLNIVSSLLMTVMNRRSEVALLLSLGASRKEIRQIFFRLGLVIGIGGVLVGAFLGLGGMELLKHFDIVTLPEDVYGTSRLPVNLAPTDFVSIIIGALVITLLSSAYPAKKASQIDPLKVLRNE